From one Mycobacterium colombiense CECT 3035 genomic stretch:
- the sepH gene encoding septation protein SepH produces the protein MRELKVVGLDADSKYVICEGDDPAEQFKLAADDRLRALLRDAALSSEQPQLEIEVTNMLSPKEIQAKIRAGASVEQVAAASGSEVSRVRRFAHPVLLERFRAAELATAAHPMLPDGPAVLTLLETVSAALVTRGLSHDKLSWDAWRNEDNRWTVQLAWKVGRSDNLAHFCFSPGAHGGTVTAIDDAASALIDPNFERPLRPVARVAHVDFEEPAKPPVTEPEAVAEPDEKPVHTRRGKPVIPAWEDVLLGVRSGGQR, from the coding sequence ATGCGGGAACTCAAAGTGGTTGGGCTGGATGCCGACAGCAAATATGTCATCTGCGAGGGTGACGACCCCGCGGAGCAGTTCAAGTTAGCGGCCGACGACCGGCTGCGAGCCCTGCTGCGCGACGCAGCCCTGTCCTCTGAGCAACCGCAGCTCGAGATTGAAGTCACCAACATGCTGAGCCCCAAAGAAATTCAGGCCAAGATCCGCGCGGGCGCCTCCGTCGAGCAGGTCGCCGCGGCGTCAGGCTCGGAGGTGTCGCGGGTCCGCCGCTTCGCCCACCCCGTGCTGTTGGAACGGTTCCGCGCCGCCGAACTGGCAACCGCCGCCCACCCGATGCTGCCCGACGGCCCCGCCGTGCTGACGCTGCTGGAGACGGTCAGCGCCGCGCTGGTGACCCGGGGCCTCAGCCACGACAAACTCAGCTGGGATGCCTGGCGCAACGAAGACAACCGCTGGACGGTGCAGCTCGCGTGGAAGGTCGGCCGCTCCGACAACCTCGCGCACTTCTGCTTCTCCCCCGGTGCCCACGGCGGAACCGTGACCGCCATCGACGACGCCGCCAGCGCGCTGATCGACCCCAACTTCGAACGTCCGCTGCGCCCGGTGGCGCGGGTGGCCCACGTCGACTTCGAAGAGCCCGCGAAGCCGCCCGTCACCGAACCCGAGGCGGTCGCGGAGCCCGACGAAAAGCCCGTGCACACCCGCCGCGGCAAGCCGGTTATCCCGGCGTGGGAAGACGTGTTGCTCGGCGTGCGCTCGGGCGGCCAGCGCTAA
- a CDS encoding DUF2537 domain-containing protein gives MRDESVPWATGLTVTAFVAVVTAAAIVVLSLGLVRVHALLAVGLNVVAAGGLAPTLWGWRRTPVLRWFVLGAAVGVAGAWIVLLALAARA, from the coding sequence ATGAGAGACGAATCCGTCCCTTGGGCAACGGGTTTGACGGTGACTGCATTCGTCGCGGTGGTCACGGCCGCCGCGATCGTGGTGCTCAGCCTGGGGCTGGTTCGGGTGCACGCGCTGCTGGCAGTGGGGCTCAACGTGGTGGCCGCCGGGGGACTGGCACCGACTCTGTGGGGGTGGCGCCGCACCCCGGTGCTGCGCTGGTTCGTGCTCGGCGCCGCGGTGGGCGTCGCGGGGGCGTGGATTGTGCTGCTGGCCCTGGCCGCCCGCGCTTAG